One stretch of Borrelia maritima DNA includes these proteins:
- a CDS encoding plasmid maintenance protein gives MKTIKQNPLNTTKKIKKTTKNFQHNLIVLISTLNFINLNLKKYTQKHILYFLNKNLERNKQKPIKLKTLQNYLYILEKKFKVTLNYCKHLGKNSGSETYYKLKYEKEKCYLIINTYFKEKITNKINEFIQRIKKFNKTNGSVKWECINNTNNIYKYKEYRNIHKNSKKTINNEILKKYLSKCNFKTEIPSLIMNLETTHSIKIHHLRNLKHIENDLKEIDPENIEKHVSNAIKENINNPGYLCKFFKKNGYKKLINKIKETNKKNKKEILRKILKEKIKELENEQYKKEDLERFFNKTYEIYKTKPHFIIEYKKYPDLNKLVKRAKKEIFKIQDKILRLKSIKNNIFSILLEQLRHKIEEDKLIPALKKFIENEPNLRYSKVFDNSYYNNLIKIVS, from the coding sequence TTGAAAACAATAAAACAAAATCCGCTAAACACTACAAAAAAGATAAAAAAAACTACAAAGAACTTTCAGCATAACTTAATTGTATTAATCTCGACTCTCAACTTTATAAACTTAAACTTAAAAAAATATACACAAAAACACATACTTTATTTTCTAAATAAAAACCTTGAAAGAAATAAACAAAAACCAATAAAACTAAAAACACTACAAAACTATTTATACATACTAGAGAAAAAATTTAAAGTCACACTAAATTACTGTAAACATTTGGGAAAAAATTCTGGAAGCGAAACTTACTATAAACTTAAATATGAAAAAGAAAAATGCTATTTGATAATTAATACATACTTCAAAGAAAAAATAACTAATAAGATTAATGAATTTATACAAAGAATAAAAAAATTTAATAAAACAAATGGGAGTGTTAAATGGGAGTGTATTAATAATACTAATAATATATATAAATATAAAGAATATAGAAACATACACAAAAATTCTAAAAAAACAATAAATAATGAAATATTAAAAAAATATTTGAGCAAATGTAATTTTAAAACAGAAATTCCGTCTTTAATAATGAATTTAGAAACAACACATAGTATTAAAATACACCACTTAAGAAACTTAAAACATATTGAAAACGACCTTAAGGAAATAGATCCTGAGAACATTGAAAAGCATGTATCAAATGCAATAAAAGAAAATATAAATAATCCGGGATATCTGTGTAAATTTTTTAAAAAAAATGGCTACAAAAAGTTAATAAATAAAATAAAGGAAACAAATAAAAAAAATAAAAAAGAAATTTTAAGGAAAATTCTTAAAGAAAAAATAAAAGAGTTAGAAAATGAGCAATACAAAAAAGAAGATCTTGAAAGGTTTTTTAACAAAACATATGAAATTTACAAAACAAAACCACACTTCATAATAGAATATAAAAAATATCCAGATTTAAATAAGTTGGTTAAAAGAGCAAAAAAGGAAATCTTTAAGATCCAAGACAAAATACTAAGACTAAAAAGTATAAAAAACAACATTTTTAGTATATTATTAGAACAGTTAAGGCATAAAATAGAAGAAGATAAACTCATTCCCGCTTTAAAAAAATTTATCGAGAATGAGCCTAATCTTAGATATAGTAAGGTATTTGACAATTCTTACTATAATAATTTGATTAAAATAGTGAGCTAA
- the ospB gene encoding outer surface lipoprotein OspB, whose protein sequence is MRLYLLGFALVLALMACAQKGAEPKNTTQKHNDQEILDSTKKTSTQAAEQVLPAATEDSVSLFNGKEVFVSKEKNGTGKYDLRATIDGVELKGTSDKNNGSGSLEGAKPDKSKIKMLVSEDLNTITVETYDASSQKTSSKVTKKHDSITEETFKANKLDSKKLTRANETVLEYSQMTDAENATKAVETLKNGIKFEGNLVGGKTTVKITEGTVTLTREIEKDGKVKVFLSDTAHSAKKTATWQESTNTLTISAESKKTKDLVFLTDGTITVQSYDTGGSALEGLAKELKDISELKGALK, encoded by the coding sequence ATGAGATTATACTTACTAGGATTTGCTTTAGTATTAGCTTTAATGGCATGCGCACAAAAAGGTGCTGAACCTAAAAACACTACTCAAAAACACAATGATCAGGAAATTTTAGATTCCACCAAAAAAACATCAACACAGGCTGCTGAACAAGTCCTTCCTGCAGCAACAGAAGACTCCGTATCTTTGTTTAATGGAAAAGAAGTTTTCGTAAGCAAAGAAAAAAATGGCACTGGAAAATATGATTTAAGAGCAACAATTGATGGGGTTGAGCTTAAAGGAACTTCCGATAAAAATAATGGTTCTGGAAGCCTTGAGGGCGCAAAACCTGACAAGAGTAAAATAAAAATGTTGGTTTCTGAAGATCTAAATACAATCACTGTAGAAACATATGATGCTAGCAGCCAAAAAACTTCAAGCAAAGTTACTAAAAAACATGATTCAATAACAGAGGAAACTTTCAAAGCTAATAAATTAGACTCAAAAAAATTAACAAGAGCAAACGAAACTGTGCTTGAATACTCCCAAATGACAGATGCCGAGAATGCTACAAAAGCAGTAGAAACTCTAAAAAATGGCATTAAGTTTGAAGGAAACCTTGTAGGTGGAAAAACAACAGTAAAAATAACAGAGGGTACTGTTACTCTAACAAGAGAAATTGAAAAAGACGGAAAAGTAAAAGTCTTTTTAAGTGACACTGCACACAGTGCTAAAAAAACAGCTACATGGCAAGAAAGTACTAACACCTTAACAATTAGCGCTGAAAGCAAAAAAACTAAAGATTTAGTGTTCTTAACAGACGGTACAATTACAGTACAAAGTTATGACACAGGTGGAAGTGCCCTTGAAGGATTAGCAAAGGAACTTAAAGATATTTCAGAACTTAAAGGTGCTTTAAAATAA
- the ospA gene encoding outer surface lipoprotein OspA codes for MKKYLLGIGLILALIACKQNVSSLDEKNSVSVGLPGEMKVLVSKEKDKDGKYSLMATVDKLELKGTSDKNNGSGVLEGEKADKSKVKLTVAEDLSKTTLEVLKEDGKTLVSRKVTSKDKSSTEEKFNEKGELSEKTITRADGTRLEYTEIKSDGNGKAKEVLKGYALEGTLTAEKTTLEVKEGTVTLSKNISKSGEVTVALNDTASGIAKKTATWESSTNTLTISANSKKTQDIVFTKENTITVQKYDSGGTKLEGKAVEIKTLDQLKTALK; via the coding sequence ATGAAAAAATATTTATTGGGAATAGGTCTAATATTAGCATTAATAGCATGTAAGCAAAATGTTAGCAGCCTTGATGAAAAAAACAGCGTTTCAGTAGGATTGCCTGGTGAAATGAAAGTTCTTGTAAGCAAAGAAAAAGACAAGGACGGTAAGTACAGTCTAATGGCAACAGTAGACAAGCTTGAACTTAAAGGAACTTCTGATAAAAACAATGGTTCTGGAGTACTTGAAGGCGAAAAAGCTGACAAAAGTAAAGTAAAATTAACAGTTGCTGAAGATCTAAGCAAAACCACACTTGAAGTTTTAAAAGAAGATGGTAAAACATTAGTATCAAGAAAAGTAACTTCCAAAGACAAGTCATCAACAGAAGAAAAATTCAACGAAAAAGGCGAATTATCTGAAAAAACAATAACAAGAGCAGACGGAACAAGGCTTGAATACACAGAAATCAAAAGCGATGGAAACGGAAAAGCTAAAGAAGTTTTAAAAGGCTATGCTCTTGAAGGAACTTTAACTGCTGAAAAAACAACATTGGAAGTTAAAGAAGGAACAGTTACCCTAAGTAAGAACATTTCAAAATCTGGAGAAGTAACAGTTGCGCTTAATGACACTGCATCTGGTATTGCTAAAAAAACAGCTACATGGGAAAGTAGTACTAACACCTTAACAATTAGTGCTAACAGTAAAAAAACTCAAGACATTGTCTTTACAAAAGAAAACACAATTACAGTACAAAAATATGACTCAGGTGGCACCAAATTAGAAGGTAAAGCAGTTGAAATTAAAACACTTGACCAACTCAAAACCGCTTTAAAATAA
- a CDS encoding BlyA family holin, whose translation MDTILIFLSTIDNTKLIILEGFIVLAIMQIISTINPQFRKNLNFLIKKLLKNKNKKETK comes from the coding sequence ATGGACACAATACTTATTTTTTTGTCAACAATTGACAATACAAAACTCATTATATTAGAAGGATTTATTGTACTAGCAATAATGCAAATCATTTCGACAATAAACCCACAATTTAGAAAAAATTTAAATTTTCTCATAAAAAAGCTTTTAAAAAATAAAAATAAAAAGGAAACAAAATGA
- a CDS encoding BlyB family putative holin accessory protein, whose protein sequence is MNSKINIKSGIDALNNLYDFLKNGNSPTEMKVEKRIYLGLNLYNLIMSIYKDKINTLEKEESIKILNDIENVNNKISQLISSINDERDESIIEHLREERN, encoded by the coding sequence ATGAATAGTAAAATAAATATTAAATCTGGAATTGACGCTTTAAATAATTTATACGATTTTCTCAAAAATGGAAATTCTCCAACAGAAATGAAAGTAGAAAAGAGAATATATTTAGGACTTAATCTTTACAACCTAATAATGAGCATTTACAAAGACAAAATAAATACCTTGGAAAAGGAAGAATCAATAAAAATATTAAATGACATTGAAAATGTTAATAATAAAATCTCTCAACTTATATCAAGCATTAATGACGAGAGAGATGAAAGCATTATTGAGCATTTAAGAGAAGAAAGAAATTAG